The following proteins are encoded in a genomic region of Deltaproteobacteria bacterium:
- a CDS encoding diguanylate cyclase: MGDGKKKMEIEAVAIEMVKTTKIKAVNKKKDNGRSGLSSTEIEILKWMQQGKTNDEIAVIIGKSKWTAKYYVKSILKKLDATTRAHAVGAAIGKGLLAPPVEDAETDDAFKGKRLSVGLVGGGRGGRAMIELFKENPMLDVAWAVDKNLRAPGIALAEKYSIPVAETINAFIKKKVDVVINLTGSAEIAEELRRVVPTDTELMGGVAAKIMWQMFEERRKRVEERERVLKEHETLYHLGLVIESIDSLKDAGYAMVDYATKLTNMPAGSLALFDEKKEDMMLVASKGFSPKFNKSDRWDIRKGGLTSQILNHNGPLFIEDIRESKQPNPLLMKEGVRSLLAAPITVDGRIVGILYVNDFKRRTPRAEDVSLFSLLTVYAGLTLDRVKSIEETRLLSITDGLTSLHNQRYMMEQLQHELDRATRHGHSVSVMLFDIDHFKQYNDTYGHLDGNKVLKFVARILKKCSRGTDTVCRFGGEEFCIVMPHVKAAGAAIFGKRLIKEVAKYSMPNRKVTMSGGLATFPEDGKTHTALLKKADSRLYKAKNGGRNNICCGDAE, translated from the coding sequence TTGGGAGACGGAAAGAAAAAAATGGAGATAGAGGCCGTAGCAATCGAAATGGTAAAAACCACAAAAATCAAGGCCGTGAATAAAAAGAAAGATAACGGCAGAAGCGGCCTTAGCTCTACTGAGATAGAAATACTTAAGTGGATGCAGCAGGGCAAGACCAACGACGAGATAGCCGTTATTATAGGCAAGTCGAAGTGGACAGCTAAGTACTACGTCAAAAGCATCCTTAAAAAACTCGATGCCACAACGCGCGCCCATGCTGTGGGCGCAGCCATAGGCAAGGGGCTTCTTGCTCCTCCTGTAGAGGATGCGGAGACCGATGACGCGTTCAAGGGTAAACGCCTAAGCGTCGGGCTTGTTGGCGGCGGCAGGGGTGGGCGCGCCATGATAGAGCTCTTTAAGGAAAACCCGATGCTCGATGTCGCCTGGGCCGTTGACAAGAACCTTAGGGCCCCGGGCATAGCGCTTGCCGAAAAGTATTCCATACCGGTTGCCGAAACAATCAACGCGTTCATAAAGAAGAAAGTCGACGTTGTCATAAACCTCACGGGCTCAGCTGAGATTGCCGAGGAGCTAAGGCGCGTTGTGCCGACCGATACAGAGCTTATGGGCGGCGTTGCGGCAAAGATAATGTGGCAGATGTTCGAGGAGAGGCGTAAACGCGTCGAGGAAAGAGAGCGCGTATTAAAGGAGCACGAAACCCTCTACCACCTCGGGCTCGTTATCGAGAGTATCGACAGCCTGAAGGACGCGGGCTACGCGATGGTGGATTACGCAACGAAGCTCACGAACATGCCTGCGGGCTCGCTCGCTCTCTTCGATGAAAAGAAAGAGGATATGATGCTCGTTGCCTCCAAGGGCTTTAGCCCAAAGTTCAACAAGAGCGACAGATGGGACATACGTAAAGGCGGGCTAACGAGCCAGATACTTAACCACAACGGCCCGCTCTTCATAGAAGACATACGCGAGAGTAAGCAGCCCAATCCGCTTCTTATGAAGGAGGGCGTGAGATCGCTTCTTGCGGCCCCTATTACCGTGGACGGCAGGATAGTCGGCATACTCTACGTAAACGACTTTAAGAGAAGAACTCCAAGGGCAGAGGATGTATCTCTATTTTCCCTTCTTACCGTGTACGCGGGGCTTACGCTTGACAGGGTAAAGAGCATCGAGGAAACAAGGCTCCTTAGCATCACAGACGGCCTTACGAGCCTTCATAACCAGCGTTATATGATGGAGCAACTTCAGCATGAATTGGATAGGGCAACGCGTCACGGCCACAGCGTGTCCGTGATGCTCTTCGACATAGACCATTTCAAGCAGTATAACGACACTTACGGACACCTGGACGGCAATAAGGTGCTAAAATTTGTTGCGAGGATACTAAAGAAGTGCTCGCGCGGCACGGACACTGTTTGCCGGTTTGGCGGCGAGGAGTTTTGCATCGTTATGCCGCATGTCAAGGCGGCCGGCGCAGCGATCTTCGGCAAGAGGCTAATAAAGGAAGTTGCCAAGTACAGTATGCCTAACCGCAAGGTCACTATGAGCGGCGGGCTTGCGACCTTCCCGGAGGACGGAAAGACCCATACTGCGCTCCTTAAAAAGGCCGACAGCCGCCTGTATAAGGCCAAGAACGGCGGCAGAAATAACATCTGCTGCGGAGATGCAGAGTAG
- the zupT gene encoding zinc transporter ZupT, translating to MDHSSQFYAAIILTTLAGLSTIIGSAIAVFYRSPGPRFMSFTLGFSAGVMILVSFVELLGKGIDSIGFGYAHIAFFLGIAVMFCIDYFLPHDYIMETVVPDEHSRLRKASVLVALGIAIHNFPEGMATFAGTLQSYDTGVALAAAIALHNIPEGIAVAMPLYAATGSVKTAFKWSALSGLTEPAGAIIAGTLLYAFLNDFTIGWTLSMVAGFMVFISLDELLPVAHSYAKEHLAILGVSAGMALMAFSLWLLA from the coding sequence ATGGACCATTCCAGCCAGTTTTATGCAGCCATAATACTTACGACCCTTGCCGGGCTTTCCACGATAATCGGAAGCGCCATAGCGGTGTTTTACCGCTCTCCGGGGCCAAGGTTCATGAGCTTTACGCTTGGGTTTTCGGCAGGGGTGATGATACTCGTAAGTTTTGTCGAGCTTCTTGGAAAGGGCATAGACTCAATCGGCTTTGGGTACGCGCATATCGCGTTCTTCTTAGGAATAGCAGTGATGTTTTGTATAGATTACTTTCTGCCTCATGATTATATAATGGAGACAGTTGTGCCAGACGAGCATTCGAGACTAAGAAAGGCCTCCGTGCTCGTAGCTCTCGGTATCGCCATACATAACTTTCCAGAGGGCATGGCGACCTTCGCAGGCACGCTCCAGAGCTATGATACAGGTGTGGCCCTTGCCGCTGCCATAGCGCTCCATAACATCCCCGAAGGCATAGCCGTTGCCATGCCTCTATACGCAGCGACCGGGAGCGTGAAGACTGCCTTTAAGTGGTCGGCGCTCTCCGGGCTTACCGAGCCTGCTGGGGCGATAATAGCAGGCACGCTGCTATACGCGTTCTTAAATGACTTTACCATAGGCTGGACGCTTTCCATGGTAGCCGGGTTCATGGTCTTTATCTCCTTGGACGAGCTCTTGCCCGTAGCCCATTCGTACGCAAAGGAGCACCTTGCAATACTCGGCGTTTCCGCCGGCATGGCGCTGATGGCGTTTAGTCTCTGGCTGCTTGCTTAG
- the ligA gene encoding NAD-dependent DNA ligase LigA encodes MAKTKKEVTELSKDEASKEAASLRDDLNRHNYLYYVLDAPEIPDVEYDRLLRRLADIEARFPAILSADSPTQRVGAKPSEKFGTITHTVPMLSLDNAFGEKEASEFDERVRKLLKTDGPVEYVAEPKIDGLAVELVYEDGILISGSTRGDGVTGEDVTQNIRTIKSVPLRLNPEGGKVKIPSKIEIRGEVYLPLKKFEAVNKERAKNNEPLFANPRNAAAGSLRQLDPRVTAARPLDMFCYGVGEVKGASFETHSDMLRLIGSLGLKVNPLIETVTGQGGILAYYKKIETSRETLGYELDGVVIKVNDMALQKQLGVLTRTPRWAVACKFKAKQEMTTVKGITVQVGRTGALTPVAELEAVEIGGVTVERATLHNENEVLRKDVRIGDTVIIERAGDVIPEVVSVVKEKRPKAAVPFEMPSKCPECRAMVEKIGAIHFCTGGLSCPAQLKESIRHFVSKHAMDIEGLGGKHIDQFVEAGLVKDAADIYGLTEKDILSLERWAKKSMENVLTAIEKSKTPPLKRFIHALGIIGVGESMASVLAKRYGSIESVAKTTEEELLSIRDVGPETARSIADFFKEKHNLKVLEKLARAGVKPQTEEAVKEGGRLSGKTFVFTGELKGLTRDEAKAMVEEEGGSASGSVSKKTDYVVAGEAAGGKLDKAKALNVKIIDEDAFLKLVKK; translated from the coding sequence ATGGCCAAGACGAAAAAAGAGGTAACCGAACTCTCGAAGGACGAGGCTTCAAAAGAGGCCGCCTCATTAAGGGACGACCTTAACCGGCATAACTACCTCTACTACGTTCTGGATGCTCCCGAGATACCGGACGTTGAGTATGACCGTTTGCTTAGAAGGCTCGCCGATATAGAAGCGAGGTTTCCCGCCATTCTCTCTGCTGACTCCCCTACCCAAAGAGTCGGCGCAAAACCATCGGAGAAATTCGGCACAATTACGCACACCGTGCCGATGCTTAGCCTCGATAACGCGTTTGGCGAGAAAGAGGCTTCCGAGTTCGACGAACGCGTAAGAAAACTCCTTAAAACCGACGGCCCCGTCGAATACGTTGCAGAGCCCAAGATAGACGGCCTCGCGGTGGAACTCGTGTACGAAGACGGTATCCTTATAAGCGGCTCGACCAGGGGCGACGGCGTAACAGGCGAGGACGTAACGCAAAACATCCGCACCATAAAGAGCGTGCCTCTAAGACTAAACCCCGAAGGCGGCAAGGTAAAGATTCCCTCCAAAATAGAGATCAGGGGCGAGGTGTATCTGCCGCTAAAGAAGTTCGAGGCCGTAAATAAAGAACGTGCCAAAAATAACGAGCCTCTGTTTGCAAACCCGAGGAATGCGGCAGCCGGAAGCCTAAGACAGCTCGACCCCAGGGTAACGGCAGCGAGGCCGCTCGATATGTTCTGCTACGGTGTTGGCGAGGTAAAAGGAGCTTCCTTTGAAACACACTCTGATATGCTAAGGCTTATCGGCTCGCTCGGGCTAAAGGTTAACCCTCTCATAGAGACCGTCACGGGGCAAGGCGGCATCCTCGCCTATTACAAGAAAATTGAGACGTCGCGTGAAACGCTCGGCTATGAATTGGACGGCGTGGTCATAAAGGTAAACGACATGGCGCTCCAAAAGCAGCTCGGCGTGCTTACGAGGACCCCAAGATGGGCCGTTGCGTGCAAGTTCAAGGCAAAGCAGGAGATGACAACTGTTAAGGGCATCACGGTGCAGGTCGGGCGCACAGGGGCGCTTACCCCTGTAGCCGAGCTCGAGGCAGTCGAGATAGGCGGCGTAACGGTCGAACGCGCAACACTGCATAATGAAAATGAAGTGCTAAGAAAGGACGTGCGCATAGGAGATACCGTCATAATAGAACGCGCCGGCGACGTCATCCCGGAGGTCGTATCTGTTGTAAAGGAGAAGCGGCCGAAGGCCGCGGTCCCATTCGAGATGCCAAGTAAGTGCCCTGAGTGCAGGGCGATGGTAGAGAAGATAGGCGCCATACATTTTTGCACAGGCGGGCTCTCCTGCCCTGCGCAGCTAAAAGAGAGCATACGCCACTTCGTCTCAAAGCACGCCATGGACATCGAAGGCCTCGGCGGCAAGCACATAGACCAGTTCGTTGAAGCAGGCCTTGTAAAAGACGCGGCAGACATATACGGCCTTACCGAAAAAGACATCCTCTCGCTCGAACGCTGGGCTAAAAAGAGCATGGAAAACGTGCTTACTGCCATAGAAAAAAGCAAGACCCCGCCGCTAAAGCGCTTTATCCATGCCCTTGGCATAATCGGCGTTGGCGAGAGCATGGCCTCGGTGCTTGCGAAGAGATACGGCTCTATCGAGTCCGTCGCAAAGACAACCGAAGAAGAGCTCCTCTCGATACGCGACGTTGGCCCGGAAACCGCAAGAAGCATAGCCGACTTCTTTAAAGAGAAACACAATTTAAAGGTGCTTGAAAAACTCGCCAGGGCAGGGGTAAAACCGCAAACAGAAGAGGCCGTGAAAGAAGGCGGCAGGCTTTCGGGAAAGACCTTTGTCTTCACAGGAGAGCTAAAAGGGCTCACCAGGGACGAGGCAAAGGCGATGGTCGAGGAAGAAGGCGGCAGCGCATCGGGCTCGGTCAGCAAAAAAACAGACTATGTGGTGGCAGGAGAAGCTGCGGGAGGAAAGCTCGATAAGGCAAAGGCACTCAATGTAAAGATAATAGACGAAGATGCATTTTTAAAGCTCGTCAAAAAATAG